A genomic segment from Etheostoma spectabile isolate EspeVRDwgs_2016 chromosome 11, UIUC_Espe_1.0, whole genome shotgun sequence encodes:
- the sumo3b gene encoding small ubiquitin-related modifier 3 — protein sequence MSEEKPKEGVKTENDHINLKVAGQDGSVVQFKIKRHTPLSKLMKAYCERQGLSIRQIRFRFDGQPINETDTPAQLEMEDEDTIDVFQQQTGGVCS from the exons ATGTCTGAAGAAAAGCCAAAG GAGGGAGTGAAGACGGAGAACGACCATATTAACCTCAAGGTAGCTGGTCAGGATGGCTCAGTTGTACAGTTCAAAATCAAAAGGCATACTCCGCTCAGTAAACTAATGAAGGCATACTGCGAAAGACAG GGATTGTCAATTCGTCAGATAAGGTTTAGGTTTGATGGACAGCCAATTAATGAAACGGATACACCTGCACAG CTCGAGATGGAGGATGAGGACACAATTGATGTATTTCAACAACAGACGGGAGGAGTCTGTTCTTAA
- the pttg1ipb gene encoding PTTG1 interacting protein b yields the protein MGSTLQFDSSETLVLVVTSISVRSMTFTRLTMSGEFRSSAFVFALIVYGVIKSTGAQAPTTSPAPTPCALRSNTSCAECLQNVTCLWCTPTKQCVDYPVRNILPPSSVCPLNDARWGLCWVNFQILIITMSVLGGIIIITILVCCFCCCKCERIGNKKEDAKVERQTRARKSRQKARKTEMQLRHDEIRQKYGMAKDNPYARMDDH from the exons ATGGGGTCCACCCTCCAGTTTGACTCCTCAGAAACGTTAGTTTTGGTCGTGACTTCTATTTCCGTGCGCTCGATGACTTTCACTCGTCTCACAATGTCCGGAGAGTTCAGATCTTCAGCCTTTGTTTTTGCCTTGATTGTCTACGGTGTTATTAAATCCACAGGGGCGCAGGCACCAACTACTTCTCCAGCTccga CTCCTTGTGCCTTGAGATCCAACACCAGTTGTGCTGAATGCCTGCAGAACGTGACA TGTTTGTGGTGCACACCAACCAAACAATGTGTGGACTACCCAGTGAGGAACATCTTGCCCCCCAGCAGTGTCTGTCCGTTGAATGACGCACGATGGGGGTTGTGTTGGG TAAACTTCCAGATTTTGATCATCACTATGTCAGTGCTGGGtggcatcatcatcatcaccattcttGTTTGCTGCTTTTGCTGCTGCAAGTGTGAAAGAATTGG GAACAAGAAAGAAGATGCAAAGGTGGAGCGACAAACCCGGGCCAGAAAGAGCCGTCAGAAAGCAAG GAAAACAGAAATGCAGCTGAGACATGATGAAATCAGGCAGAAATATG GTATGGCAAAGGATAATCCATACGCCCGTATGGATGATCACTGA